The Candidozyma auris chromosome 1, complete sequence genome includes a region encoding these proteins:
- the NCE103 gene encoding carbonate dehydratase NCE103, giving the protein MGRENIVHYQLERDNETDLTTSPPNGLASGPVSSAKPQLSDRPNYPFTLSKESTLADFLDNNRYYVESIKHNHSNQVFELNGKGQSPHTLWIGCSDSRAGEQCLATLPGEIFTHRNIANIVNANDISSQGVIQFAVDVLKVRKIIVCGHTDCGGVWASLSKKRIGGVLDLWLNPIRHIRAQNVKLLDSLKDDPRARAKKLAELNVVASVLALRRHPSASKALKNGSIEVWGLMYDVSTGFLSEVEIPLDEFEDLFHVDDEDLEDEVNPH; this is encoded by the coding sequence ATGGGAAGAGAGAACATTGTCCACTATCAGTTGGAAAGAGACAACGAAACTGACTTGACCACAAGCCCTCCCAATGGCTTGGCCTCGGGCCCCGTCAGTCTGGCAAAACCGCAGCTCAGTGACAGACCCAACTACCCGTTCAcgctttccaaagagagCACGTTGGCGGATTTCCTCGATAACAACCGCTACTACGTGGAGTCGATCAAACATAACCACCTGAACCAGGTGTTTGAGCTCAACGGAAAGGGCCAGAGCCCGCACACGTTGTGGATAGGGTGCTCGGACTCTCGTGCTGGAGAGCAGTGTTTGGCCACGTTGCCTGGAGAAATTTTCACCCACAGAAATATTGCCAACATCGTCAACGCCAACGACATCTCGTCCCAGGGGGTGATTCAGTTTGCTGTGGACGTGTTGAAAGTACGCAAGATCATTGTGTGCGGCCACACAGACTGCGGAGGCGTGTGGGCCAGtttgtcgaagaagaggatTGGCGGTGTGCTTGATTTGTGGCTCAATCCTATAAGACATATCCGTGCACAGAACGTCAAGTTACTAGACTCGCTAAAAGACGACCCCAGAGCAAGAGCCAAGAAATTGGCCGAGCTCAATGTGGTGGCGTCTGTTTTGGCGCTTAGAAGACACCCGCTGGCGCTGAAGGCGCTCAAAAACGGCTCCATCGAGGTCTGGGGGTTGATGTACGACGTCTCCACCGGCTTTCTTCTGGAGGTGGAAATCCCGCTAGACGAATTTGAAGACTTGTTCCATGTGGACGACGAAGACCTCGAGGACGAGGTCAACCCCCACTGA